The following proteins are co-located in the Pomacea canaliculata isolate SZHN2017 linkage group LG8, ASM307304v1, whole genome shotgun sequence genome:
- the LOC112570986 gene encoding N-acetyltransferase 6-like isoform X1 yields the protein MEFEVVPLHKHSEHLDECANILNAEWPRSKAAREYSLSKSCDGMPCSLVFRRKETHEVLGYSRIVAVQGKHKACLFESVIIRNDMRGVGLGKKLMTATEEYAKSLGFLRAFLNTIDKEGFYSYLGYDKCGPVTSLGANAHRLPDDMLLKILGAREEEPEKQRETSTNNVSSVSQLPAQLQQPPPPPPPPPPPPKSSTSAVTPQSRHAIRMNPNSVIWMQKILA from the exons ATGGAATTTGAAGTAGTACCTCTGCATAAACATTCAGAGCATTTAGATGAATGCGCCAATATTCTTAATGCTGAGTGGCCAAGAAGCAAAGCGGCAAG AGAATACAGCCTAAGCAAGTCATGCGATGGCATGCCGTGTTCATTAGTCTTTCGAAGAAAAGAAACTCATGAAGTTTTGGGATACAGTCGGATAGTAGCTGTTCAAGGGAAACATAAAGCATGTCTCTTTGAATCTG TTATAATACGAAATGACATGAGAGGAGTTGGCTTAGGAAAGAAACTGATGACTGCAACAGAGGAATATGCTAAAAG cCTTGGTTTCTTAAGAGCTTTCCTCAACACTATTGATAAAGAAGGATTTTATTCATATCTGGGCTATGATAAATGTGGACCAGTGACCAGCTTGGGAGCAAATGCTCACAGACTTCCAGATGATATG CTATTGAAAATACTGGGAGCCAGAGAAGAGGAACCAGAAAAGCAGAGGGAAACATCTACCAATAATGTTTCATCTGTCTCTCAACTTCCAGCTCAACTGCAGCaacctcctccacctccacctcctcctccaccaccaccaaagtCATCAACATCTGCGGTCACGCCACAAAGTCGTCATGCCATCCGGATGAATCCTAATTCTGTCATCTGGATGCAGAAGATTCTTGCATAG
- the LOC112570986 gene encoding N-acetyltransferase 6-like isoform X2 — MPCSLVFRRKETHEVLGYSRIVAVQGKHKACLFESVIIRNDMRGVGLGKKLMTATEEYAKSLGFLRAFLNTIDKEGFYSYLGYDKCGPVTSLGANAHRLPDDMLLKILGAREEEPEKQRETSTNNVSSVSQLPAQLQQPPPPPPPPPPPPKSSTSAVTPQSRHAIRMNPNSVIWMQKILA, encoded by the exons ATGCCGTGTTCATTAGTCTTTCGAAGAAAAGAAACTCATGAAGTTTTGGGATACAGTCGGATAGTAGCTGTTCAAGGGAAACATAAAGCATGTCTCTTTGAATCTG TTATAATACGAAATGACATGAGAGGAGTTGGCTTAGGAAAGAAACTGATGACTGCAACAGAGGAATATGCTAAAAG cCTTGGTTTCTTAAGAGCTTTCCTCAACACTATTGATAAAGAAGGATTTTATTCATATCTGGGCTATGATAAATGTGGACCAGTGACCAGCTTGGGAGCAAATGCTCACAGACTTCCAGATGATATG CTATTGAAAATACTGGGAGCCAGAGAAGAGGAACCAGAAAAGCAGAGGGAAACATCTACCAATAATGTTTCATCTGTCTCTCAACTTCCAGCTCAACTGCAGCaacctcctccacctccacctcctcctccaccaccaccaaagtCATCAACATCTGCGGTCACGCCACAAAGTCGTCATGCCATCCGGATGAATCCTAATTCTGTCATCTGGATGCAGAAGATTCTTGCATAG